In Buchananella sp. 14KM1171, the genomic stretch CTGCCCAGCTTGCCGATCAGTTCACCGAGGAGTCGTTCAAGGCGCACTGCCGCGCCGCCCTGACCGTGCGCCACCGCTGCATCGCACCGATCACCGCAGTGTTCGAGCTTGGCGACCTGCCCTGGCCCGGCGGGGCGGAGGCGACCTCCGTGGTGGTGGCCACGCCCCGCATCTACGGCATGACGCTGGACGACGTTCTGGCCGTGCGCCCCGTGCTGGCGCCGCCGGAGCTCGCCTACATGCTGGCAGAGCTGGCCGGCGCCCTGTCAGCGCTCCACCGGGCCGGCCTGGCCCACGGTGACGTCAGTCCCCGCAACGTGATCGTCGAGCCTGCCGGCACGCTGAAGCTGGTCGACTGGTTTGGTGGCGGTCGCGGCGAGCGGGGCACGCCCGGGTTCAGAGCGCCGGAGGTGGAGGCCGCGAGCCACGGCACCAACGCGGTGAGCGGGCCGGCCGACGCTGCCGCCCTGGCCAGGCTCATAGTGCACTGCGCGGGCGGGCAGGGGGAGTTCGCCGCCGAGATCGCCCGGATACTGGCGCCCTGGCTCAGTACGGACGGTGAGCGGCAGCGGCCAGGGTTGGCCGAGATCGGGGCACGGGCCAGTGAGATAAGCGCTGGCAGGGAGCCGCTTACCACCGGGCAGGCCCCGGAGCTGGCCGGCGAGGCGATGAGGCGGGCCGCGCTGGCCGCGCCCACTGAGCCCGGGGCCAAGGACAGCGCGAGCGGGAAGGTTTGGCCCGGTTCCCGGCGGGCCCGTACCGTGCGCGCCGGCGTGGCTGGCGTGCTGAGCGTGGGGCTGCTGCTCGGGGCGCTCTACGCGCTGCGCAGCGGGGATGGAGCGGGTGACTCGCCGCCACGGGCCCGACCGGTGGCGGCCTCCGCGAAACTGGGGGAGGGGGCCGGCGCCACCAGCAACGTGGGAGCCGGCGTGCGCGCCTCCCGGGCCGCAGAGGGAGCGGGTGGCTCCGGTGCGGGCAGCGCGGGCAGTTCCGGTACTGGCAGCGCGGCGGGCGCCAGCGCGAGTAGCGAGGGCAGTGGGGGCAGTGGGAGCGAGGGAGCCGAGCGGCAGACCGCCACCCTGGGGCCGGACTGCCAGCTGTTTGCCACCCTCTCCGCGCAGCGCGACGCCGCGATTCAAGGCGCGGACGCGGGCGGCCTGGAAGCGATCTACGTGGCCGGCGCGCCGGGGCTGCGCGCTGACCTGGGCGTCGCCGACGGCATGCGCGCAAGCGGCGTCGAGGTGGAGGGCATCCACACCGAGCTCAGCAGCTGCGTGGATTTGGGCGACGGTCTCATCGAGGTCGAGTCCAGGCAGGGGCCCTACAGGTGGCGTCAGGACGGGGGAGAGTGGCGCCAGGAGGCCGCAGGCGAGTTCCTGAAGCTGCGTGTTCAACTGCGTGACGGCAAGGTGGAGTCGATCTCCCAGGCCGACAGGTAGGTCGACTGCACCCCAGAAGCAGGGGTGTGGGCCGGCCCTGTGGAGGGCCGGCCCACACCAGTGTCCCGGCTAGGCAGACGCCTGAATCGGGAAGGGGAGCGGGGAGCGGGCGCTCGCCGCAGCACGGTGGGAAGCGCTACCGGCGCCTCTTGCGCAGCGCGTAGCCACTGGCCACGAATCCTGCGGAGAGCAGGGCCAGGAGCTCCAACGGTGTCCCGGTCCTAGCCAGCTTGGGCGGCCGGGGCTTGCTGGGCGTCGGGGTGGGTGGCTTGGAGGGGAGCGGCGACTGGCTGGGCAGCGCGCTCGGCGTGGTCGGTGCCGGGGTGGGCGTGGCGCTCGGCGCGGGAGCCGTGGGCTGGGCCGACTCACTCGGAGCGGTGGTCTGGCTCTGCGTGGGCGATTGGGAGGGCGTGCCGCTCTCGCTCGGTGCCAGGCTCGGGCTGGACGTTGGCGTGGGCGTGGGCGTCTGGCTCGGGCTGGGCGTCGTGCTCTCACTTGGCGTCATCGTGGGCGTCGTGCTCTCACTCGGCGTCATTGTCGGCGTCTCGCTAGGGCTGGGCGTCGGCGTGGGCGTCGTGCCCTGGCTGGGCGTGGCAGACGGTGAGGCGCTTGCAGCGCACCGGGCAATGATCTGGTTGGAGCCCTCGAAGTCCCAGTTGATGGCGTGGATCGTGAAATCGAGGAGGGAACGCAGCGAGAGTCCGTAGCCCTCCACCTTCGTGCCGACGTCCCTGGTGATGACGAAGGAGACGGTCTGAAGGCGAGAGCCGCCGGCGGGGAAATTGACCGGGACACTCACCACGGGCTCACCGTCGTCGTAGGCGAAGAACCTGTAGTCTCCGGGCAACTCGTTCTGGAGGAGCACGTTTACCGTGCAGCCAGTCCGGCTGGCCAGCACCACCTTCCCGAATCGGTTCGGGCTGGTCTGACGGTTAATGACCCCAAAGTCGCCGATTGGAAAGTCCGGGGGATAGATCCGGGCGTGAACATTGTGCGCCCCGGTGTTGGAGGGGCTGGTCGCGCTGATGAAAACGAATCCCACGGCATCGGCGGGCATCGTGAAGGTGGCCCTGAAATCGCCGTCCGCGTTGGTGGTCGCCTGTCCCAACGGCCGTTCCGGCTCCAGCAGTTTCAGGACCACGGTCTCGTTCGGACCGAAGCCGCTGCCGGTCAGGGTGATCTGCCCTCCCTGCGGCATCACCTGGTTTACGACCTTCACCTCGGCGTAGTAGGCGGGCTGCACCGGACCGGGCGGGTGCGCGGTCGTGGGCGCCTGCTTTGTCGGGGGGACGAGGGTTGCGATCGGACCCGGTGAGGGGAGTGGGGCCGGGGTCCGCGTGTCTACCACCGGGCCGGTGTCCGCAGGGGCAAGGCTCGCCCCGGTGGAGTCCGGTTGACCGCCCTCGCCTGTGGCTGTGCCTGTAGCGGGGCCCGGCGCGTTCAGCGTGGTCTGATCGTGCTGGGATAGCGCGGCGGCGTCCGCGCCCGGGGTGGTTGCCGAGTCGGTCTGGTCCTGGGCGGGCTCCACAGGAATCGACGCGGGGGCGGGCGGCTCCACGGCCCGGTCCCCGCTATCAGAAGGGCCGGTGGCTTCCTGCGCCAGGGCCTCCACGGGAGAATGTGCGGCATCCATCGAGATGGTCGCAGCGGCGGGAGGCTCGGCCGTGGCGTCTGCGAGCGCCACGGCCGGGATACTCATCGGGGCTACAAGGACGAAACCGGCAATCATGCCGGTGAAAATGCGCGGTGACATCTCTCCTCCCCAGAAATAGGTGATCGGGGTCACAGTGCGTATGTTCATCGTAGAACAATCGGCTGCGGCGCGAGAGCGGACCGTGCAGGCGCGCGGCACGATCGACCTTTACGTGGGGAAGGGACAGAACGCGGCTCTTGCCAGCTGAAGGTGGGGCTGTGGTGGGTGGTGGGTGGTGGCGCGGTGCCCCCGCGCGCACAAGCGTGCGGTCGGGGTACATGCGACCGACCGGTGCCATGGCACCAAGCGGTCGCATGTACCCCGTTGCAGCATTTGCGAGGCAGGGGTGTGCCGGTCGCGTTCGCGCGCGCCGGCGCCTGATCGCTTTGGTCTTATCCGTTGCGGGGTGGCGGGTGGCTTGCGGCCCGGGGGCTTGCGCAAGCGGTTGAGCCTTTCTTGCAGCTCTTGAGCCGTTGTTGCTCCTCTTGCGCCTTTGTGCAACCTATTGAGTCGTTAATCGGCCCCGTAGCACTACAAGAGGTGCAATAGAGCCACGAGCGCTACAACAAGGGCCAAACAGGAACCATAAAGACTCAACCGTTTGCGCAACGACCACCGGCCCGGCACGCAACCACCGGCCAGGGGCCCACAGCCGGCGTCCCTACGTGCTCCCGAGTAGGCGCTCGCGCATGCCTTCCACCACCTGGCCGGTGTACTGGCGCTGTTCCCGCTCCTACTCAACACCGCCACCGCTCCACCAGGACGGCGCCCCCAAAGACGGCCCCAGTGCCGAGCCACCAGCGATCCCAACAGCACAGGCACCACGGAGGCAACGGAGCGGCTACCACGCGCGACGACCACCCTCACCCCAGCGACACCCACATCTGTGAAGAGCCCAGAACGCTTTGGGGGCCGATCCTTCAAGGATCGGCCCCCAAAGCTATGGGTCAGGCTAGCCTCACAGGCCCAGCTCGGCCTCGAAGGCGCCCTCCTCCAGGCGCTTCTTCACCGTCATCAGGTAGCGGGCGGCGTCCGCGCCGTCCACCAGGCGGTGGTCGTAGGACAGGGCCAGGTAGACCATCGAGCGAATGGCGATGACCTCGTTGCCCTCGGCGTCCTTGCGGACCACCGGACGCTTGACGATGGTGCCCACACCCAGGATCGCCACCTCGGGGGAGTTGATGATCGGGGTGTCGAACAGGGCGCCACCGGAGCCGGTGTTGGTGATGGTGAAGGTGGAACCGGTCAGCTCGGCCGGACCGACCTCGGCGTCGCGGGTGCGCTTGGCCAGGTCGTTGATCTTCTTGGCGATACCACCCAGGGTGAGGTCACCGGCCTCCTTGATGACCGGCACCAGCAGGCCGCGCGGGGTGTCAACGGCGATACCGATGTTCTCCACCGCGTGGTACTCCACCTCCTTGTCGCGGATGGTGGCGTTGATCTTCGGGTGGGCCTTCAGTGCCTCGGTGGCGGCCTTAACGAAGAACGGCAGGAAGGTGAGCTTGGTGCCCTCGGCGGACTCGAACTTGGACTTGGCGCGGGCGCGCAGGGCGGCCACGCGGGTCACGTCGACCTCGATGACCGTGGTGAGCTGAGCGGAGGTCTGCAGGGACTCCATCATGCGCTGGGAGATCACCTGGCGCAGGCGGCTCATCTTCTCCGTCTTGCCGCGCAGGGTGGTGTCGACCGCCGGGATCGTCGCGGCCGGGGCGGCCGCAGGGGCGGCAGGGGCGGCGGGAGCCGGAGCGGCAGCCTTGGCAGCCGCGTCGGCGGCGGCCTTCGCCTCGATCGCGGCGGCAACGTCCTCGCGGCGAATACGTCCGCCCACGCCGGTGCCCTTCACCGTGGCCAGGTCGATACCGTTGTCGGCCGCGAACTTGCGCACGATTGGGGTCACGTAGCCGCCGGAGGCGGCAGCGACCGGGGCCGGGGCCGGCGCAGCCACCGGCGCAACCGGGGCGGCAGCCGGAGCCTCAGCCACCGGCGCGGCCGGAGCAGCAGCGGGCGCCGGGGCGGCGGTGGGCTCGCCGATCAGGCACAGCACGGAACCCACCTCGGCGTCGTTGTCCTCCTCGACCAGAATCTGCAGCAGGGTGCCGGAGACGGGGGAGGGAACCTCGGTGTCCACCTTGTCGGTGGAGACCTCGAGCAGCGGCTCGTCGGCCTCCACGCGCTCGCCTACGGCCTTCAGCCAGCGGGTAACGGTGCCCTCGGTAACGGACTCGCCCAACGCGGGCATCTTCACCTCGGTGGCCTCACCGGCGGGAGCGGCAGCCGGGGCGTCGGCAGCCGGAGCCGCCGGGGCCTCGGCCGCAGGAGCGGCAGCGACCGGCTCGACCGGGGCCGGGGCCGGGGCCGGGGTCGGGGCGGCCTGCTCGGCCGGAGCGGCGGCGCCAGAGCCGTCGCCGATCACGCACAGGTCGGCGCCGACCTCGGCGTCCTCGTCCTCGGCCACCAGGATCGCCTCGAGCACGCCGGAGAACGGGGAGGGAACCTCGGTGTCCACCTTGTCGGTGGAGACCTCGAGCAGCGGCTCGTCGGCCTCCACGCGCTCGCCCACGGCCTTCAGCCAGCGGGTGACGGTGCCCTCGGTAACGGACTCGCCCAGCGCGGGCATCTTCACGGTTTGCGACATCTTCGTCTTCCTGATCAGTTGTGGGCGTGCAGGGGCTTGCCGGCCAGGGCAAGGCCAGCCTCGCCCAGGGCCTCGTTCTGGGTGGGGTGCGCGTGGATCAGCGGGGCCAGGTCCTCCGGGAAGGCCTCCCAGCTCACGAGCAGCTGGCCCTCGCCAACCAGCTCGCCCACGCGGGCGCCGACGGCGTGGAAGCCGACGATCGGGCCGTTCTTCTCACGCACCAGCTTGATGAAACCGGTGGTGGCCAGGATCTGGGACTTGCCGTTGCCGCCCAGGTTGTACTCCACCACCTCGACGTTGTCGGCGCCGAACTTCTCCTGCGCCTTCTTCTCGGTCAGGCCCACGGAGGCCACCTCGGGCTCGCAGTAGGTGACGCGCGGGATGTTGTCCTCGTTCAGCGGGGTCGGGTTCAGGCCCGCGATCTCCTCGGCAACGAAGATGCCCTGCTGGAAGCCACGGTGGGCCAGCTGCAGACCGGGCACGATGTCACCGACGGCGTACACGCCGGGAACGTTGGTGCGCAGGCGCTCGTCGGTGAGGACGAAGCCACGGTCCATGTTGACGCCGATGCCCTCGTAGCCGAGGTTGGCGGTGGCGGGGCCACGGCCAACGGCCACCAGCAGCAGCTCGCCCTCGATGGTCTTGCCGTCCTCGGTGGAGACGACCACGCCGTCCTCGTGCTGCTGCACCCCGGAGAAACGGGCACCCAGGTGGAAGTTGATGCCGCGCTTGCGGAAGGCACGCTCCAGGGTCTTGGAGATCTGCTCCTCCTCGTTGGGCACCAGGTGGGGCAAGCCCTCGACGATGGTGACCTCGGCACCGAAGGAACGCCACACGGAGGCGAACTCGCAACCGATCACGCCACCGCCCAGCACCACGACGCGGGAGGGAACGTAGTCCAGCTGAAGCGCCTGCTCGGAGGTGATGACGCGGCCGGTGATCTCCAGGCCCGGCAAGGACTTGGAGTAAGAACCGGAGGCCAGCACCAGGTTCTTGCCCACGTAGTCCTGGCCGTTGACGGTGACGGTGTTGGCGTTCTTCACCACGCCCCAGCCCTCGATGTAGTCAACACCGCGGGACTTCACCAGGCCCTGCAGGCCCTTGTAGAGGCGGGAGATGACCCCGTCCTTGTACTTGTTGACGCCGTCGGCGTCGATGCCGCCCAGCGTGGCGTGCACACCGAAGGCACCGGCCTCGCGCACGGCCTCTGCGGTCTCGGCCGCGTGGAGAAGGGCCTTGGTGGGGATGCAGCCACGGTGCAGGCAGGTGCCACCGAGCTTG encodes the following:
- the sucB gene encoding 2-oxoglutarate dehydrogenase, E2 component, dihydrolipoamide succinyltransferase, which gives rise to MSQTVKMPALGESVTEGTVTRWLKAVGERVEADEPLLEVSTDKVDTEVPSPFSGVLEAILVAEDEDAEVGADLCVIGDGSGAAAPAEQAAPTPAPAPAPVEPVAAAPAAEAPAAPAADAPAAAPAGEATEVKMPALGESVTEGTVTRWLKAVGERVEADEPLLEVSTDKVDTEVPSPVSGTLLQILVEEDNDAEVGSVLCLIGEPTAAPAPAAAPAAPVAEAPAAAPVAPVAAPAPAPVAAASGGYVTPIVRKFAADNGIDLATVKGTGVGGRIRREDVAAAIEAKAAADAAAKAAAPAPAAPAAPAAAPAATIPAVDTTLRGKTEKMSRLRQVISQRMMESLQTSAQLTTVIEVDVTRVAALRARAKSKFESAEGTKLTFLPFFVKAATEALKAHPKINATIRDKEVEYHAVENIGIAVDTPRGLLVPVIKEAGDLTLGGIAKKINDLAKRTRDAEVGPAELTGSTFTITNTGSGGALFDTPIINSPEVAILGVGTIVKRPVVRKDAEGNEVIAIRSMVYLALSYDHRLVDGADAARYLMTVKKRLEEGAFEAELGL
- the lpdA gene encoding dihydrolipoyl dehydrogenase; this encodes MSDPQYDVVILGGGSGGYAAALRGAQLGLKVALVEADKLGGTCLHRGCIPTKALLHAAETAEAVREAGAFGVHATLGGIDADGVNKYKDGVISRLYKGLQGLVKSRGVDYIEGWGVVKNANTVTVNGQDYVGKNLVLASGSYSKSLPGLEITGRVITSEQALQLDYVPSRVVVLGGGVIGCEFASVWRSFGAEVTIVEGLPHLVPNEEEQISKTLERAFRKRGINFHLGARFSGVQQHEDGVVVSTEDGKTIEGELLLVAVGRGPATANLGYEGIGVNMDRGFVLTDERLRTNVPGVYAVGDIVPGLQLAHRGFQQGIFVAEEIAGLNPTPLNEDNIPRVTYCEPEVASVGLTEKKAQEKFGADNVEVVEYNLGGNGKSQILATTGFIKLVREKNGPIVGFHAVGARVGELVGEGQLLVSWEAFPEDLAPLIHAHPTQNEALGEAGLALAGKPLHAHN